In Apium graveolens cultivar Ventura chromosome 10, ASM990537v1, whole genome shotgun sequence, the following are encoded in one genomic region:
- the LOC141692095 gene encoding protein FAR1-RELATED SEQUENCE 5-like, whose translation MGTSDKVQFMQRSRNIDLFTRSLIELFNKSGIETPKVMNLLSETCGGIEKVDFYAQDVRNIIRDIRRRVFDSGDAECGLVLLRELQKQSDGNFFYRVDVDEENRVRGLVWVDPRSLNAYKNFGDVVTFDSTYRTNRYDMPFIPITGVNHHYHNILFGFVLVRDEKETSYRWVLKTWLEAVDNKPLITIITDQDIALSNVIAEVMPNTNHTYCTRHISSKFPEKLSTLYTQYSEFKTDFNACIYKSLSPTEFEDR comes from the coding sequence ATGGGTACATCGGATAAGGTACAATTCATGCAAAGATCACGCAACATAGATCTGTTTACCCGATCTTTGATTGAGTTATTCAACAAATCGGGTATCGAGACCCCGAAAGTGATGAATTTACTTAGTGAGACTTGTGGTGGTATTGAAAAAGTTGATTTTTACGCTCAAGACGTACGAAATATAATACGTGACATTCGTAGACGGGTTTTTGATTCCGGTGATGCGGAGTGTGGATTGGTTTTGTTACGAGAATTACAAAAACAAAGTGATGGAAATTTTTTCTACCGAGTGGATGTGGATGAGGAGAATCGGGTTAGGGGTTTGGTGTGGGTTGATCCTCGTTCGCTTAACGCGTACAAGAATTTTGGAGATGTGGTAACTTTCGACTCGACATATCGGACTAATAGGTATGACATGCCTTTTATTCCAATTACGGGAGTGAATCACCATTACCACAATATTTTGTTTGGATTTGTACTTGTAAGGGACGAGAAAGAGACTTCTTATAGATGGGTTTTGAAGACTTGGTTGGAAGCGGTCGATAACAAGCCACTTATTACCATTATTACGGATCAAGACATCGCTTTAAGTAATGTCATTGCCGAGGTTATGCCTAACACCAACCATACATATTGTACGCGGCATATTAGTAGCAAGTTTCCCGAGAAACTATCTACTTTGTATACTCAATACTCGGAGTTCAAGACGGATTTTAATGCATGTATCTACAAGTCATTGTCACCAACGGAATTTGAAGATAGGTGA
- the LOC141692094 gene encoding protein FAR1-RELATED SEQUENCE 5-like has protein sequence MYAIRREWVFAFTKQHFAAGMTTTSRSESMNSFFDEYVKASTGLKEFIENSQKALDSQYLREVQADFDTEYKERGLFSNSSMEIHASKIYTKEMFKRFQKELQKSQSFVVKSMKGCGDYLSKMYLVEKSTLPEINRRNFFLKVSIDGSYSCTCKKFEHSGMICRHMIRYLNKKQKTMIPPDLVSMRWAINGNKVAGPLPCTPRMLGNVVESQTARYSGLCKAFQVFVGRGKKAMIEEIVPRDY, from the exons ATGTATGCAATTAGACGGGAATGGGTTTTTGCTTTCACGAAACAACATTTTGCCGCCGGTATGACTACCACCTCAAGGAGCGAGTCTATGAATTCATTTTTTGATGAGTATGTGAAAGCGTCGACCGGTTtgaaagaattcattgagaattCACAAAAAGCTTTGGACTCACAATATTTACGGGAGGTTCAAGCCGATTTTGACACCGAGTACAAGGAAAGGGGACTATTCTCTAACTCGTCAATGGAGATACATGCCTCCAAGATATACACAAAAGAGATGTTTAAGCGATTTCAAAAAGAGCTTCAAAAAAGTCAATCTTTTGTTGTGAAAAGCATGAAAGGTTGTGGAGATTATCTTTCAAAGATGTATTTGGTAGAAAAGTCCACCTTGCCGGAGATTAATAGAAGGAATTTTTTCTTGAAGGTTTCCATCGACGGGAGTTATTCTTGTACATGTAAAAAATTTGAACATTCCGGGATGATTTGTAGACACATGATCCGTTACCTTAACAAGAAACAAAAGACGATGATACCGCCAGATCTTGTCTCAATGAGGTGGGCAATAAACGGAAACAAAGTTGCGGGACCTCTACCGTGTACCCCTCGGATGCTTGGTAATGTTGTAGAATCTCAAACGGCaagatatagtggattgtgtaaAGCTTTCCAAG TTTTTGTGGGGCGAGGGAAGAAGGCCATGATAGAAGAAATTGTCCCTCGAGATTATtag